A window of the Fodinibius sp. Rm-B-1B1-1 genome harbors these coding sequences:
- a CDS encoding amino acid permease has protein sequence MPILKDSKKLKKELGAFDVFAIATGAMFSSGLFLLPGLAASETGPSVFLAYLVSGILVIPTMLSKAELGTAFPRAGGTYYIIDRTLGPLMGSIGGFGSWLSLVFKSAFALIGMGAYISIFFDVPITPVAIILTIAFGALNIFGAKETSRLQNTLVIILLSILAFYLVQGFSYLFSLDILDIHRQQFTPFFKNGPQGFFATVGMVFVSYAGLTKVVSVAEEVEDPDRNIPRGMFLSILTAIVIYVIGVYLMTAVLEPEAFAQDLTPVATAGAVFLNWLPGDIGLILIVIAAIAAFASTGNAGIMSASRFPLAMARDRLLHVKFSKLGRFDTPVISIVVTTGAMIFLLLVFNVKEVAKLASAFKLLLFGLLNLSVIVMRESHIKEYDPGYKSPFYPWVQMLGMLASGLLILEMGILSILFTVAIIILSVAWYYYYAYGKIDRQGAIFHVHERLGQYKDHGLEYEMRHILKEKGLRDEDPYELVVSKAAIFDVEDPEITYDDIVHKACQNLATKVNADQDELIKSFKKTDYFRTIPIGEGAALNHTRLHIDTEPELFIVRIKDGFKIDNPRFTDTSDEADKIGELYAIFFLVSSEKRATQHLRFLAHIAEMIDQKGFFDRWIKAEDEAEIREILLRNERFIDLHISADDNTAKFIGKKIHEIELPDESLVAILKRGENINIPHGNTVIQEGDDLSIIGQVKDIEKIKELKQD, from the coding sequence TTGCCGATACTGAAAGATTCCAAAAAATTAAAAAAAGAGCTTGGGGCTTTTGATGTCTTTGCTATAGCAACTGGAGCGATGTTTAGTTCTGGTTTGTTTTTGTTACCGGGATTAGCAGCCAGTGAGACGGGGCCTTCCGTGTTTTTGGCTTATTTGGTATCGGGAATATTAGTGATCCCTACTATGTTAAGTAAGGCTGAACTTGGAACTGCATTTCCCCGAGCTGGAGGCACATATTATATTATTGACCGTACACTTGGTCCCTTGATGGGTAGTATTGGGGGATTTGGGTCTTGGTTGTCGTTGGTATTTAAAAGTGCCTTTGCGCTGATCGGGATGGGAGCATATATTTCAATATTTTTTGATGTACCAATAACGCCCGTAGCTATTATTCTGACCATTGCTTTTGGAGCTCTTAATATTTTTGGTGCTAAAGAAACCAGCCGTCTTCAGAATACCCTTGTTATCATCTTGTTATCGATATTAGCTTTTTATTTGGTACAGGGATTTTCCTACTTGTTTTCATTAGACATATTGGATATTCACCGCCAACAGTTCACACCATTTTTTAAGAATGGACCACAAGGATTTTTTGCAACGGTTGGGATGGTGTTTGTGTCTTACGCGGGACTTACAAAAGTAGTGAGCGTAGCTGAGGAGGTTGAGGATCCAGACCGAAATATTCCCCGTGGAATGTTTTTATCCATATTGACAGCTATCGTAATATATGTTATTGGTGTTTATCTAATGACAGCAGTTTTAGAGCCAGAAGCATTTGCCCAGGATTTAACTCCTGTAGCTACGGCGGGTGCGGTTTTTCTGAACTGGCTACCCGGTGATATCGGTCTCATATTAATCGTTATTGCTGCTATTGCAGCTTTTGCATCAACGGGGAATGCAGGTATCATGTCGGCATCACGTTTTCCTTTGGCCATGGCACGAGATCGGTTGCTGCATGTAAAGTTTTCAAAACTCGGGCGGTTTGATACCCCGGTAATATCTATTGTTGTTACTACCGGAGCAATGATCTTTTTGCTGCTTGTTTTTAACGTTAAGGAAGTGGCAAAATTGGCCAGTGCGTTTAAGCTGCTGTTGTTTGGCTTGTTGAATTTATCAGTTATCGTAATGCGGGAAAGTCATATTAAAGAGTACGACCCCGGATATAAATCTCCATTTTATCCGTGGGTTCAGATGCTTGGTATGCTCGCTTCTGGGTTATTGATCCTGGAAATGGGTATTCTTTCAATACTTTTTACTGTTGCTATTATCATTCTTTCAGTGGCGTGGTATTACTATTATGCATATGGAAAAATTGATCGGCAGGGGGCCATCTTTCATGTGCATGAACGACTGGGGCAGTATAAAGATCATGGATTAGAATATGAGATGAGGCATATTTTGAAAGAGAAGGGATTGCGGGATGAAGATCCCTATGAGCTGGTTGTAAGTAAGGCTGCTATTTTTGATGTTGAAGATCCTGAAATAACATATGATGATATCGTTCATAAGGCGTGTCAAAATTTGGCAACCAAAGTTAATGCCGATCAGGATGAATTAATCAAATCATTCAAAAAGACAGATTATTTTAGAACAATCCCCATTGGTGAGGGGGCGGCGCTCAATCATACGCGGTTACATATTGATACCGAGCCCGAGCTGTTTATTGTTCGAATCAAAGATGGTTTTAAAATAGACAATCCCAGGTTTACTGATACAAGTGACGAAGCGGATAAAATTGGTGAGCTGTATGCGATCTTTTTCTTGGTAAGTTCCGAAAAGCGCGCTACGCAACATCTGCGATTTTTGGCACATATTGCTGAAATGATTGACCAGAAGGGGTTCTTTGATCGGTGGATAAAAGCAGAAGACGAGGCTGAAATACGAGAAATATTACTCAGAAATGAGCGTTTTATTGATTTACATATAAGTGCTGACGACAATACAGCTAAATTTATAGGAAAGAAGATTCATGAAATTGAATTACCGGATGAAAGTCTTGTTGCAATTTTAAAGCGAGGAGAAAATATTAATATTCCGCATGGAAATACGGTTATTCAGGAGGGGGATGATCTGTCAATTATTGGCCAAGTTAAAGACATTGAAAAGATAAAAGAATTGAAACAAGATTAA
- a CDS encoding sodium:proton antiporter, with the protein MGGHLLIGITSILIFGIGAQWVAWRFKLPAILLLLISGIIAGPVFGLLDPDQLMGELLAPFISVSVAIILFEGGLSLRFSELENIGGVIGNLVSIGVIITWIITALSAHYLFPFGWELSILLGAILVVTGPTVIIPLLRQVRPSGQVGSILKWEGIIIDPIGAMLAVLVFEVILSTSLSAATNVAFMSIVKTILFGTLVGLAGAALIYFLLKRHLLPDFLQNPINLMVVVTVFTVSNMLQHESGLWAATLMGIALANQKTARIHHITEFKENLRVLLLSSLFILLAARVELDNLIENLNWNVAAFLAILILVARPIGVYISTMFSDINWREKLFLCWMAPRGVVAASISSIFAISLAQNGFSHADQLVPIVFLVIIGTVTIYGLPASWVARKLGVAKPIPNGVLILGANNFALKVAEIIKKEGLKVLVADSNWRNIAKAKSKGLDTYHGNILSEFALEELNLDGIGRLISLTPNDETNSLAALRFGEIFGRSHVFQISPNTQGYLESKQDSSLSIGRVLFHKKLNFELISKLVRSNTEIKVKAFNEKNESIDDIEEEIIPLFLITTNHEIQLFTVDQTPSPADGDKIFYISIDQKMREELEKVEIADDST; encoded by the coding sequence ATGGGCGGACATTTACTCATAGGTATAACAAGCATACTCATATTTGGAATTGGAGCTCAATGGGTTGCCTGGAGATTTAAATTACCAGCAATACTACTTCTTCTTATTTCGGGAATAATAGCCGGACCGGTATTTGGATTACTTGATCCCGATCAACTTATGGGAGAGCTACTGGCTCCATTTATCTCTGTTTCAGTAGCGATAATTTTGTTTGAGGGGGGATTAAGCCTGCGCTTTTCTGAGTTGGAAAACATCGGAGGCGTTATAGGCAATCTCGTTAGCATTGGAGTAATTATAACATGGATCATTACCGCCCTTTCCGCCCATTATCTTTTCCCCTTTGGATGGGAACTCTCTATTCTTCTTGGTGCTATTCTTGTTGTTACTGGCCCTACGGTAATTATTCCCTTGCTTCGCCAAGTACGTCCCTCAGGACAAGTAGGATCGATCCTAAAGTGGGAAGGGATTATCATCGACCCAATCGGAGCAATGCTTGCTGTACTTGTTTTCGAAGTTATCCTGAGCACCAGCCTATCAGCTGCAACCAATGTTGCCTTTATGAGCATTGTTAAAACAATTCTATTTGGTACGTTGGTTGGATTAGCCGGTGCTGCATTAATTTATTTTTTGTTAAAGCGCCATCTCCTACCTGACTTTCTACAGAATCCCATCAATTTAATGGTGGTCGTAACTGTTTTTACCGTTTCAAATATGTTACAACATGAATCTGGTTTGTGGGCTGCAACATTAATGGGAATTGCCCTTGCTAATCAAAAAACAGCACGCATCCATCATATTACCGAATTTAAAGAAAATTTGCGGGTGCTACTTCTTTCTTCCCTGTTCATCCTCTTAGCTGCCCGGGTAGAATTGGATAACCTAATCGAAAATTTAAATTGGAATGTCGCTGCCTTTCTGGCTATCCTAATTTTAGTAGCACGACCTATTGGAGTATACATCTCTACGATGTTTTCGGATATTAACTGGCGCGAAAAACTATTTCTCTGCTGGATGGCTCCAAGAGGTGTCGTCGCCGCTTCCATTTCATCAATATTTGCAATCAGTCTGGCCCAAAATGGATTTTCCCATGCCGATCAACTTGTACCTATCGTATTTTTAGTGATTATTGGAACCGTAACTATTTACGGACTGCCTGCCTCATGGGTAGCACGCAAATTAGGCGTAGCCAAACCTATACCCAATGGCGTGCTTATACTTGGTGCAAATAATTTTGCTCTAAAAGTTGCCGAAATTATCAAAAAAGAAGGGCTTAAAGTACTGGTAGCAGACTCTAACTGGAGAAACATTGCCAAAGCCAAGTCAAAAGGATTAGATACTTATCACGGAAATATTCTATCAGAGTTTGCATTGGAAGAACTTAATCTCGACGGTATCGGACGACTGATATCATTAACACCAAATGATGAAACAAATTCTCTTGCAGCACTTCGGTTTGGAGAAATTTTTGGCCGATCTCATGTATTTCAAATATCTCCCAATACACAGGGTTATCTTGAAAGCAAACAAGACTCCAGTCTTTCAATTGGAAGAGTTCTATTCCACAAAAAGCTAAACTTCGAACTTATCTCGAAACTTGTAAGATCGAATACTGAGATTAAAGTTAAAGCGTTCAACGAAAAAAATGAATCTATTGATGACATTGAAGAGGAAATAATCCCGCTATTTTTAATAACCACTAATCACGAGATTCAACTATTCACTGTGGATCAAACCCCTTCTCCTGCGGATGGCGACAAAATCTTTTACATCTCCATAGATCAAAAAATGCGTGAAGAATTGGAAAAAGTAGAAATAGCCGACGACTCAACATAG
- a CDS encoding serine protease, producing the protein MRILQHIVIVLLAGGVIASCSSSQQSTQEFSAPQQEQSPQSNYYTTAFPHKDIHDKLKDAQQSVVRIASSGFYDSFTFEGRAITLPDIKTNALKDIATSKISTEESTSGTAIIIDRNNSSSLLISCEHTIAFPDTIITYYEGNNIPDETYIESISIKKNSSHLVYTSTELKPFKVLATAKRSDLALLSVEFERGNLELYPLEISAGNSNFLRLGSFMYILGFPKSYPIVTRGVASSSESWNDRFFVMDATFNPGISGGLVLATNDNYNSFEWVGMASSSTATREEVLVPHPEGENYSRITRPYTDSVFVQQKTRINYGITQAIPINQVKKILQENRDMLKQKGYRRALEMGE; encoded by the coding sequence ATGAGAATATTACAACATATTGTAATAGTACTTTTAGCAGGCGGTGTTATTGCCAGTTGCAGTAGCTCACAACAGTCAACACAAGAGTTTTCTGCCCCCCAGCAAGAACAAAGCCCCCAATCCAACTATTATACAACGGCATTCCCCCACAAAGATATTCATGACAAGCTAAAAGATGCCCAACAATCGGTGGTTCGAATAGCTTCATCCGGATTTTATGACAGCTTTACTTTTGAGGGACGAGCCATTACGCTCCCTGATATTAAAACCAATGCCCTAAAAGACATTGCCACATCTAAAATATCTACGGAGGAATCTACCAGTGGAACCGCAATCATTATCGACCGCAACAACTCGAGTTCTCTGCTTATATCCTGTGAACATACTATCGCCTTCCCAGATACTATTATCACCTACTATGAAGGGAATAACATCCCTGACGAGACATATATAGAATCCATCAGCATCAAGAAAAACTCATCTCATCTTGTCTATACTTCGACCGAGCTAAAGCCTTTTAAAGTACTTGCCACTGCTAAACGATCAGATCTGGCCCTTTTGAGCGTTGAATTTGAACGAGGAAATTTAGAATTATATCCTCTTGAAATCTCGGCAGGCAACAGTAATTTCCTGCGCTTAGGTTCATTCATGTATATTTTGGGATTTCCCAAAAGTTATCCCATCGTAACCCGAGGAGTAGCAAGTTCATCAGAAAGCTGGAACGATCGTTTTTTTGTGATGGATGCTACCTTTAACCCGGGCATTAGCGGAGGATTGGTACTGGCAACCAATGATAACTATAACAGCTTTGAATGGGTTGGCATGGCCAGCTCGTCAACCGCTACACGAGAAGAAGTTCTTGTCCCCCATCCCGAAGGAGAAAACTATTCGCGGATTACCCGTCCTTATACCGACTCCGTTTTTGTCCAGCAAAAAACACGTATCAATTATGGAATCACACAAGCTATTCCCATTAACCAAGTGAAAAAAATTTTACAAGAGAACCGAGATATGTTGAAACAAAAGGGCTACCGTCGGGCTTTAGAAATGGGCGAATAA
- a CDS encoding aspartate kinase has translation MKVLKFGGTSMGDAQTWKRVIEIIKTYDAPFVVVSATARTTRALVKAAHKAIDNPQEANDIAHDIATRHNNIVEDFLTEYDDSSQTLEACYSWIDIHIKELKQHLTTIHNQQELTEQLKDVIASIGERLSSYLFTECGYAAGLFTTWLDATKIIRTDSNFGKASPNVDFIFNKITTLQQKISTGNIPVMGGYYGMDANENITTLGFEGSDYSASLIGAALNADAIEIWTDVSGVYTCDPRFVENAQPIPQLSFQEATELAYFGAKVLHPSTTKPASKQGIPIHVKNIFDPKAPGTCISSESTNNQLVKAITYKEHGTIITVTSSQTVMGYEFLADVFDVLRWHQLPVDVVTTTEASVSIAIENGDQIDKAITQLQAHGIVTQRPEQGIISLVGCQNSDRKLIGDILREINDIPLNMISYSKSKGNLNIVVDTKDTLPSVKKIHKKLFS, from the coding sequence ATGAAAGTTCTCAAATTTGGCGGCACCTCCATGGGCGATGCCCAAACATGGAAACGAGTTATTGAAATCATCAAAACCTACGATGCTCCTTTTGTTGTTGTCTCAGCCACCGCCCGTACGACCCGAGCATTAGTAAAAGCAGCCCATAAAGCTATTGATAATCCCCAAGAAGCAAATGACATTGCCCATGATATTGCTACCCGCCACAATAATATTGTCGAAGACTTTTTAACTGAATATGATGATTCTTCCCAAACCCTTGAAGCCTGTTACAGCTGGATTGACATTCATATAAAGGAATTAAAACAGCATCTTACCACGATCCACAACCAGCAGGAACTGACAGAACAGCTCAAGGATGTTATCGCCTCGATTGGAGAACGACTATCTTCTTATCTCTTTACGGAGTGTGGATACGCAGCGGGATTATTTACTACCTGGCTGGATGCAACTAAAATTATACGTACTGATTCCAACTTTGGAAAAGCTTCCCCGAACGTTGACTTTATTTTCAACAAAATAACTACACTTCAACAAAAAATATCCACCGGAAACATTCCGGTTATGGGAGGCTACTATGGAATGGATGCCAACGAGAACATCACGACTTTGGGTTTTGAGGGATCGGATTATTCGGCCAGCCTCATAGGTGCTGCCTTAAATGCTGATGCCATTGAAATATGGACGGACGTTAGCGGGGTATACACTTGTGATCCGCGTTTTGTAGAAAATGCACAACCGATACCCCAGCTAAGTTTTCAAGAGGCCACAGAGTTGGCATATTTTGGCGCCAAGGTCTTGCACCCATCCACGACTAAACCTGCTTCCAAACAGGGGATTCCCATCCATGTGAAAAATATTTTTGACCCAAAAGCTCCGGGAACATGCATATCAAGCGAATCTACAAATAATCAGCTTGTCAAAGCTATTACCTACAAAGAGCACGGTACTATTATTACAGTCACTTCTTCGCAAACCGTGATGGGATACGAATTTTTAGCGGATGTCTTTGATGTGTTGCGCTGGCATCAACTCCCGGTTGATGTAGTTACCACAACAGAAGCATCGGTTTCTATCGCGATAGAAAATGGCGATCAAATTGATAAAGCCATCACACAATTACAAGCACATGGTATAGTAACACAACGACCTGAGCAGGGAATTATAAGCCTGGTAGGGTGTCAAAATAGTGACCGCAAACTCATTGGGGACATTCTTCGTGAGATTAACGATATCCCCCTAAATATGATTTCATACAGTAAGTCCAAGGGAAACCTCAATATCGTAGTTGATACCAAAGATACCCTGCCCTCAGTAAAAAAAATTCACAAAAAACTATTTTCGTAA
- a CDS encoding D-alanyl-D-alanine carboxypeptidase/D-alanyl-D-alanine-endopeptidase, whose translation MKLTVVKSFIILVFAAMLAGGCKSSESVSETNESEKDTPATTLAKMIETSDVFSANLTGFALYNPETEEIIHSQNANRYFTPASNTKLFTFYTGLKLLPDSLKALEYEVRGDSLIFWGTGDPSFLHPDFGNDKVYKFLKDRDEDLYFSDSNFDDELLGPGWSWSDYQHYYQPEKVPFPIFGNIARFTIQEIELRKIAETDSGLAVSPEYFQSYVDETGGREEFLYRGMTDNTFLYKQEADTSTYTIDKPFHYSPEMLTDMLSDTLGKKVEYVDVKRPQSPKEIYSIKSDTAYKRMLQPSDNFIAEQLLLLTASELGKPLNTRTVIEKMKKEYLDMLPQEPQWVDGSGLSRYNMFTPELMIRLLGAIDDEFEDDEKLFHLLPAGGKRGTISSWYGPRDDGEEPYVFAKTGTLSNNHSLSGYVLTKSGKKLYFSFMNNHYVTSSSVVKKEMETVLWYIRNNF comes from the coding sequence ATGAAATTAACGGTTGTTAAATCTTTTATAATACTGGTTTTTGCTGCTATGTTGGCGGGGGGATGTAAATCCTCGGAATCGGTGTCGGAAACCAATGAATCAGAAAAGGATACGCCGGCAACTACGTTGGCAAAAATGATTGAGACTTCAGATGTTTTTTCTGCTAATTTAACAGGTTTTGCACTCTACAATCCGGAGACGGAAGAGATCATTCACAGTCAAAATGCGAATCGTTATTTTACACCGGCTTCAAATACTAAGCTGTTTACATTTTATACAGGATTAAAACTGCTGCCGGATTCCCTTAAGGCGCTCGAATACGAAGTACGCGGTGACTCTCTTATTTTTTGGGGGACAGGCGACCCCTCGTTTTTGCATCCAGATTTTGGTAATGATAAGGTCTATAAATTTTTAAAAGATCGTGATGAAGATCTCTACTTCTCAGATTCTAATTTTGATGACGAGCTGTTGGGGCCGGGGTGGTCGTGGAGCGATTACCAGCATTATTATCAGCCGGAGAAAGTGCCATTTCCTATCTTTGGAAATATAGCCCGTTTCACTATTCAGGAGATTGAGCTTCGGAAAATTGCCGAGACTGACAGTGGCTTGGCTGTTTCTCCCGAGTATTTCCAGTCGTATGTGGATGAAACCGGGGGGCGTGAAGAGTTTTTATACCGCGGCATGACCGATAATACATTTTTATATAAGCAAGAGGCTGATACCAGTACATATACTATCGACAAGCCATTTCATTACAGCCCCGAAATGCTTACCGATATGTTATCGGATACCCTTGGTAAAAAAGTGGAGTATGTAGATGTTAAGCGCCCGCAATCCCCCAAAGAAATATACAGCATAAAGTCAGACACGGCATACAAACGGATGTTGCAGCCAAGTGATAATTTTATTGCTGAACAGCTGTTGCTGTTGACTGCCTCGGAACTGGGAAAACCGTTGAATACTCGCACGGTGATCGAGAAGATGAAAAAGGAATATCTGGATATGTTGCCGCAGGAACCACAGTGGGTAGACGGTTCGGGATTATCTCGATATAATATGTTTACACCCGAATTAATGATTCGCCTACTGGGAGCTATTGACGATGAGTTTGAAGACGACGAGAAGTTGTTCCATCTGTTACCAGCAGGTGGGAAGCGTGGAACAATTAGTAGTTGGTATGGTCCGCGGGATGATGGAGAAGAGCCATACGTGTTTGCAAAGACGGGTACGCTTAGTAATAATCATTCGCTGAGTGGTTATGTGTTAACCAAGAGTGGGAAAAAGCTCTATTTTAGCTTTATGAATAACCACTATGTGACGTCTTCATCGGTTGTTAAGAAGGAGATGGAAACCGTGCTCTGGTATATTCGTAATAATTTCTAA
- a CDS encoding D-aminoacylase gives MRVKLFYSCALIIALLMTLSCSSDYDVIIKNGTVYDGTGDDPVTTDIGIRSDTIATIGDLNSASAATVIDAEGKAVAPGFINMLSWANYSLLSDGRSMSDIKQGVTLEIFGEGSSMGPLNEDMRDDEPWQTLGEFLEHLTDQGVSPNVASFVGATTLRVNIIGREDRTASDDELAQMQQLVRQAMEEGALGVGSSLIYAPAWFADTDELIALSKAAAEYNGTYVSHIRSEGDNLLEATNEFFEIATEADIDAQIYHLKAAGKQNWPKLDTVFYKIDSLRSLGHNISTNMYTYTAASTGIDATTPPWAQEGSTADFIERLKDPEIRQKIEKEMASSETDWENFYQLAGSPDNILLLEFDVDSLKKYNGQTLTKVSEQRGTDPIPTILDLLIENGGDIGSVFFVMSEKNVKRKIKQPYMSFGSDARSVAAEGEVLKSSTHPRTYGTFARLLGKYVRDQQVIPLQEAIYRLTGLPATNLKIENRGYLKEGHFADVVIFDPENITDNATFTDPHQYATGVEHVFVNGQQVLRDGNHTGAMPGRVVRGPGYQE, from the coding sequence ATGCGTGTAAAACTATTTTATTCTTGTGCCCTGATAATTGCCCTTTTGATGACATTGAGTTGTTCATCAGACTACGATGTAATTATCAAAAACGGTACAGTCTATGACGGTACCGGTGACGATCCGGTAACCACTGATATTGGTATTAGAAGTGATACTATTGCTACAATCGGAGATCTGAATTCGGCCTCGGCTGCTACCGTTATCGATGCCGAAGGAAAAGCTGTAGCACCAGGATTTATCAACATGCTTAGCTGGGCCAATTACAGCTTGCTCAGCGACGGTCGATCGATGAGTGACATTAAACAAGGCGTAACACTCGAAATTTTTGGAGAAGGCTCATCTATGGGTCCGTTGAATGAGGATATGCGCGACGACGAACCATGGCAAACACTCGGCGAATTTTTAGAGCATCTGACCGACCAAGGCGTGAGCCCCAACGTCGCTTCGTTTGTCGGTGCAACGACCCTGCGCGTAAATATAATCGGACGAGAGGATCGCACCGCCTCCGATGATGAGCTGGCTCAGATGCAACAATTAGTACGTCAGGCAATGGAAGAAGGAGCACTCGGCGTCGGTTCTTCACTCATATACGCCCCGGCTTGGTTTGCAGATACGGATGAGCTCATCGCTCTTTCCAAAGCTGCCGCCGAATACAATGGCACCTATGTTTCGCACATCCGCAGTGAAGGCGACAATCTACTGGAAGCCACGAATGAATTTTTTGAAATTGCTACCGAAGCAGATATCGATGCGCAGATTTATCACCTCAAAGCCGCTGGCAAACAAAATTGGCCGAAGCTGGACACGGTTTTTTACAAAATAGATTCCCTGCGATCACTTGGTCACAATATCTCAACCAACATGTATACTTATACGGCCGCATCCACCGGTATTGATGCCACCACTCCACCCTGGGCACAAGAAGGTTCTACCGCTGATTTTATCGAACGGCTGAAAGATCCCGAAATACGACAAAAGATTGAAAAGGAAATGGCAAGTTCGGAAACCGACTGGGAAAATTTTTATCAGCTGGCCGGATCGCCAGATAATATTTTGCTACTCGAATTTGATGTGGATTCCCTTAAAAAATATAACGGTCAAACATTGACCAAAGTAAGCGAACAGCGCGGAACCGATCCCATTCCAACTATTTTAGATCTCCTCATCGAAAACGGTGGAGATATCGGCTCGGTCTTTTTTGTGATGTCAGAGAAAAACGTAAAGCGTAAAATTAAACAACCCTATATGAGTTTTGGCTCCGACGCCCGATCAGTGGCTGCTGAGGGTGAAGTGCTAAAATCCAGCACACATCCTCGCACCTATGGCACTTTTGCTCGCTTGCTGGGCAAGTACGTTCGGGACCAACAGGTCATTCCATTGCAAGAGGCCATCTATAGATTAACTGGCCTGCCTGCAACCAATTTAAAAATTGAAAATCGAGGCTATCTAAAAGAAGGACATTTTGCAGATGTGGTTATCTTTGATCCCGAAAACATTACTGACAATGCAACCTTTACCGACCCACATCAATATGCCACGGGGGTTGAGCATGTTTTTGTGAACGGCCAACAGGTGTTAAGAGATGGCAACCATACCGGAGCAATGCCGGGACGTGTGGTTCGTGGGCCGGGTTACCAAGAGTAA
- a CDS encoding peptidoglycan recognition family protein, with translation MKKVLFGFLVLALLGSCKSRSGLTIQDTPIKFDSTRTVLSLEYLETRYGMMQEEPTITPRMVVVHWTASTSFNDTFNYFYDSRLDASRKNIDDASNLNVSAHYLVKRDGEVHQLLPDTLFARHVIGLNHSAIGIENVGTDTARLTEAQLEANTELIQKLYEKHDIEYLIGHFEYQLFEDHSLWKEVDDEYRTKKSDPSNEFMLRLRKNLSELDFKGPPNQWYLKNE, from the coding sequence ATGAAAAAGGTATTATTCGGTTTTTTGGTGTTGGCTTTGTTGGGATCTTGTAAAAGTAGATCAGGGCTGACGATACAGGATACTCCCATCAAGTTTGATTCCACCCGGACGGTTTTGTCGCTGGAATACTTGGAAACCCGCTATGGGATGATGCAGGAGGAACCAACTATCACGCCCCGAATGGTTGTCGTTCACTGGACGGCTTCTACCTCTTTTAACGATACATTTAATTATTTTTATGACTCTCGGCTGGATGCCTCCCGAAAAAACATTGACGATGCCAGTAATCTTAACGTATCTGCTCATTACTTAGTAAAGCGAGATGGAGAAGTGCATCAGCTGTTACCTGATACGTTGTTTGCACGTCACGTTATTGGGTTAAATCACAGCGCCATTGGTATCGAAAATGTAGGGACGGATACCGCTCGGCTTACCGAAGCACAACTTGAAGCAAATACAGAATTAATTCAAAAGCTCTATGAAAAACATGACATTGAGTATCTGATAGGCCATTTTGAATACCAGCTTTTTGAAGATCACTCCCTGTGGAAAGAAGTTGACGATGAGTATCGTACTAAAAAAAGTGATCCGAGTAATGAATTTATGCTTAGGCTGCGGAAGAATCTGAGCGAATTGGATTTTAAGGGGCCACCCAATCAATGGTACTTAAAAAATGAGTAG
- a CDS encoding serine hydrolase: protein MADLESEIRQDLSTLEGQFAVGFKMIESDQQLFINDREMFHAASTMKTPVMIELFKQAEAGKFSLDDSIEVKNEFRSIVDSSRYQMDIDEDSEGELYELVGQQRPIRTLINDMITMSSNLATNILIEKVGAENVTQTMRSYGADSIKVLRGVEDIKAYERGLSNRTTAFDEVVIYEKLARGEAVSKEVSEEMIGILKQQKFNEMIPARLPDDVEVAHKTGWITGVNHDVGIVELPEGQRYVLVLLSKEAEDREQVLNTFADISRLIYDFVKNK, encoded by the coding sequence ATGGCTGATTTGGAAAGTGAAATCCGACAGGATTTATCTACACTCGAGGGCCAGTTTGCGGTAGGGTTTAAAATGATTGAAAGTGATCAGCAACTGTTTATCAACGACCGCGAAATGTTTCATGCGGCAAGTACCATGAAAACACCCGTGATGATTGAGCTTTTCAAACAGGCAGAAGCTGGTAAGTTTTCGCTGGATGATTCTATTGAAGTTAAAAATGAGTTTCGGAGCATTGTCGATAGTAGTCGTTATCAAATGGATATCGATGAGGATAGCGAAGGGGAACTATACGAGCTGGTTGGCCAACAGCGTCCCATTCGAACGCTCATCAACGATATGATTACCATGAGCAGTAACCTGGCTACAAATATCCTGATTGAAAAAGTGGGTGCTGAAAATGTAACTCAAACGATGCGTAGTTATGGGGCCGATAGTATTAAGGTGTTGCGTGGTGTAGAAGATATTAAAGCATATGAGCGGGGGTTAAGCAACCGAACTACGGCTTTTGATGAAGTTGTTATCTATGAAAAATTGGCTCGAGGAGAAGCCGTAAGTAAAGAAGTATCAGAAGAAATGATTGGCATTTTAAAGCAACAGAAATTTAATGAAATGATTCCCGCACGGCTACCCGATGATGTTGAGGTAGCCCATAAAACGGGTTGGATTACTGGTGTGAACCACGATGTGGGGATTGTTGAGCTTCCAGAAGGCCAGCGTTACGTGTTGGTACTTTTATCCAAAGAAGCGGAAGATCGTGAACAGGTATTGAATACGTTTGCCGATATCTCCCGATTGATTTATGATTTTGTTAAAAATAAATAA